The genomic region TTGGCAAGTTTATTGCGTTCCAGCTCGTAGGACATGTCGGCGTGCGCTTTACGCTTGTTTACTTCGGTCTGCGAGTTGGCTTTCTTTGCCTCATTTTCCCATGCCTTGCCGGCAATTTCGGCTTCGGCCTGAAGTCGGGCGATCTCCGATTCCTTTCGGGCTTTGGACGCCTGAATCGCGGCATCCCTGTCGGCTTCAGCCTGAGCCACAGCTGCGTCTCTCTTTACCATGGCAATCTGGGGTCGGCCCAGAGCGTCCAGGTATCCCTGGGTGTCGCTGACATCTTTCAGGGCAAAGGAGGTCAACAGGAGCCCCATACCGGAAAAATCCGGAGTCGCCGATTCCTGCACCTTCTCGGCAAAGAGCATGCGGTTCTTTGAAATTTCCTCCACGGTCATCGATCCGATTACGGCACGGATCTTACCTTCCAGAACAGCCTCCGATACCTCGCGTATCGCTTCATTTCCCTTTCCGAGAAACTGTTCGATGGCGAGAGTGAGAGGGAAATCTGAGGTGTCAATTTTGACCTGAGCGATGGCTTCCGCAAGGATCGGAACGCCGCCACTCGTCAGCACTTCCGGGGTACGAAGGTTGACAGTGATGATTTCGAGAACCATCGTTTCCGCTCGCTCGGTAAAGGGATTGATAAACGCACCGCCACCGACCCGGTACCGGTATCCGATGACTTTTTCGGAGCCGTCGGGGGCCTTTACGGAATATTTGCGCTTTCCGGAAATAATCAGGACTTCGTTCGGTGCGACTTTCTTGTACTGGCGGAAATAGATGATGACGGATGCGACAATGATGGCCAGAACGACAACAAGAATAAAACCTGCCATGATTGACATGATGACCTCCTTCGTAGCGCCAGGATTTGGAATGCGCGGTCAACGATTGGAATGGAGGTTACGGTAGCATAGAGGCCCGGGGAAGTCAAGGACAAAAAGCTGTGAAATAGTTGAATATATAGGGGTTTAGGCCGTAATTAAGAAACGTAATGTCCTATAATCAGAACAACTTGAGCATCGTAGTCATCTGAATGTATGCCATGATATACTTGTGAAATGGAGCACATTATCCGCAGAAAGCTGCCGCGTTCTCTTACCCTGTCCATCGCCGGAAAGGTTCAGGAGCTGACTCAGTCCGGTCAAAGAATTTTCAAGTTCAACATCGGGGAGCCTGACTTTCCAACTCCCAGGGATATCAAAGATGAGGGAATCCGGGCTATCGAAGAGAATTTTACCCGATATACGGCTGGAGCCGGAATTCCTGAACTGCGGGCTGCCATTGCCGATGATCTTCGACGTCGACTTGACCTTTCCTATACATCGAAGGAAATTGTGGTGACGGTCGGAGGTAAATTCGCGCTGGCGGCGGCAATTATGGCAACCGTCGGTCCCGGGGATGAAGTGCTGATCCCCGTACCTTCTTTCCTCTCCTACCCGGATATGGTGACCATTGCCGGGGGAATCCCGGTACGGGTTCCTCTGGGCCCGGAAACTTCTTTTTTCCCAACCCCGCAGCTTCTGGATACCTATGTTTCCCAGCGTACCCGTTTGGTGATTCTAAATTCACCCCACAACCCGACGGGTGTCGTCTACCCGGAAGAACTTGTTGCATCCCTCGCTGAATGGGCTTCCAAACGAAATATCTATATCCTTTCGGATGAGGTTTACGACCAGCTGATCTTCGACGAAATACGCCATCATTCCATTGCAGCCTTTCCCCATATCCGCGACCGGGTCCTGATTGTCAATTCATTTTCAAAGACGTACTGCATGACCGGCTGGCGTCTGGGATATCTGGCCGCTCCGGAACCTCTGGCTGAGGCCGTCACCCACATCCAGAGCCACATGGCTTCTTCTCCGAACAGCATTGCCCAGCGCGCGGCACTTCGTGCCCTTCAGGCAGGTCGCCCGGAAGGCGAGCAGATGCTTATCTCCTTCCAGTTGAGGCGGGATCTCATGTGCGACCTGCTTTCATCCGTTCCCGGGGTTAAGTTTATTCGACCCTCAGGTACGTTCTACCTCTTCCTGGATGTTTCTTCCTATTTTGGCGAGCGAATCAGTGGGTCGATGGACATGGCGATGTACCTCCTCGACAAATACCACGTCGCAACCGTGCCCGGTCTGGTTTTTGGTGATGATCGTTTTATTCGACTCTCGTTCGCAACATCCGACGAGGAAATCCGGGAAGGAATCCAGGCTCTTTCCGATGGATTGTCCTCTCTTTGCAATGGGAGGGATTAAGTTTTTTCTCCACCGTAAACCGATGCGGTAAACGTAGAGATCAGATCAAAAAGATGGTTCTGAAAAAAGTGGTCGGAGGCTTCGACCGGAATAACTTCTGCATCAAGACCATGTTCGCCGAATGTACGTTGTATGTCGGCGGGTCTTCCAAACTCATCCTTTTCTCCCTGGATCGCAATCAGGCGTCGGGTTGAGAGTTTTACTGGATATTGAAAATGAAAGGTCAGAGGAAACCCGATGAGAACCAGATGTTCCATCGATACGGACTTTGCCATGTCCAGCCCGATCAGGGCACCGAAGGAATACCCGAGAACGGAAACGGGAAGTTCCGGAAATCGCAGTCTCAGATATTCGCAGGCAACCAAAGCGTCTTCCAGTTCTCCGGGCCCGCCGGTGAAGTGACCTCCCGACAATCCGACGCCCCGAAAATTAAACGACAGGGTTGCACCTTGATGATCATGAATGGACTTTCGCAGATGGTACAGAATCGGCAGGTTCATCTTTCCGCCGTAGAGTGGGTGAGGGTGCAGAACCACCCATGTATGGTTACAGGTCTCTGAATATTGAATTTGACACTCAATATCACCTGCTTTGCCGGAGAGAAACAGGTTTTCCCCTTTCATGTAAGCATTATATCAATCATTGATTCAGCGGGAATAGTATGGTATGATGCGTCGGTTACAATAAAATAAGGAGGTATTGTATGAAACGTACCGTTGCGTGGGTTGTGAGCCTGACTTTCCTGGTTGTTGCGAGTTTTTCCGTTGTTCTTCTGGCGGGAGACGCTCCTGAGACCATTACGCTGGAAGCCAAGAATGGGACGGTTACCTTTTCCCATAAGAAGCATGCCGAAGAGTATAAAGTGGAGTGCACCAAGTGTCACCACACCCAGAAGGAAGGGGAAGCCGTGCAGAAATGTTCGGCTTGCCATGGAGTGGATGAAAGTGCGCCCAAGGCCATGAATGCTTTCCATGGACAGTGCAAGGATTGTCACAAAGCCGTAAATGAAGAAGGCAAGGCTGCTCCAACAGAGTGCAAAGCCTGCCACGTCAAGTAAGAAAACGGTTTTCCCCGGGCTGAGAAGAATTTTTTGATTCGATGCCCGTATAGGAATAGAAGATCACAAGGAGGATCTGAATGAAACGAACCCTGATTCTTGTAACCTGTCTCGCTTTTCTTCTTGTCGGTTTTGCCGCAATGGGCCTCTTCGCCGGGGATGCCCCTGAAACCGTGACACTGGAAGCCAAGAACGGTACCGTAACCTTCCCACACAAGAAGCATGTGGAAGAAATAAAAGTGGAGTGCACCAAGTGCCACCACACCCAGAAGGAAGGGGAGGCCGTGCAGAAGTGTACCGATTGCCACGGTAAGGATGAGAATGCGCCCAAAGTCATGAATGCCTTCCATGGTCTCTGCAAAGACTGCCACAAGGCAAAGAACGAAGAGGGTAAGGCCGCTCCGACCGAATGCAAAGGTTGTCACGTTAAGGCCTGAAATTTCCAGAAAATGATTCAAACATCGGGGGCAGATCAGGCCCCCGATTTTTTTTCTTTAGTCTGCGTGCCGGCCCTGTTCTTCTGAAGAACCGGTTTCATCCAGAGCGGCTCGCAGACGTAATCCAACCATCTTCTCCGTAAAGGCATGTGGACGTTTGCCTGCGGCAATCCACGCAAAGAAGAGAAAAAGGACTCCGAGGGGAATCATGGGGATCAGGCCCGGAAAAAAGGGCCACAGAATCCAGGGAATCACTCCGAGCATCCCTGCGAAGAGAACAATCTTGCCTGAGCCTGTGATACGAAGGTCGGAAAGTGAGACCTCCACATGAACCTGCGGGTCCTCTTCGCTCTCCCGGGTGGTAACCCTTACCTCTGCCTGACCCTTATAGAACCGCTGAGGAGTGGGCAGGGCTGCACGAAGTTCACGCTCTCCTCGTTGGAGGATTTTAGATCCGGGAATGTCAAGGATGACTTCCTCTGCGAGGTGAATCACACGCGGGAAGGAAATCGATCGGTTCACTTTCAGGATTTCGGTCATTGCAGGTACCCAAGAGATTTGAGAGCTTTGGTCTCGTCCTGAGAGAGCGGGTAGGCCATATCTGCACCTGGGGATGATATGGAATCCCGGTAGGCCTGCACCATGGATGTGACTCGATCGACCCATTCCCTCCGCTCGGAACAGAGGTTATGGGTCTCTCCAGGATCTGTTGCGAGATCGTACACTTCCGGCAGGGCGTCCATATTGAGAATAACCTTGACGTCCCTCTGGATAAATGCGTAGAGATGGTTTGAGGTCTTCATCCAGGAAATCAAGGGATGAAGAGGCAGGCACTCATGTTCCTCACCGAGAAAATATCCTGCCGAGGGAGACAGGTTCAGCAGGTCCCTCCCATCCAGGTTCTCACTGACAGGCTCGCCTGAGAGCGTCAGGAGAGTCGGATAGATATCCTGCAGGGCAACGGAACGATCGCTCCGCTCACCTTGTGATTGTCCCGGAAGATGGAAAATCATGGGGATACGAAGAACAGGTTCATAAAGGCGTGTCGTATGGGTGAGCAGACCATGTTCCCCGAGAAATTCTCCATGGTCCCCGACGGCGATAATCAGGGTGGAATCGTACAGGCCGTTACTCTTAAGATAGCCGATCAGCCTTCCAAAAGCCTGATCCATAAAGTAAACCTCGGCAAGGTAGAGGGATTCGATCAGCTCTCCGTGGCCCTCACGGTCGAGGTACGCTCCCTCCATCCAGCGATCCCAGGTTTCCGGATAGCCCTGCGCAAGCTGCCAGAGAGGGTCATCGGAAGTCCGAT from Thermoanaerobaculia bacterium harbors:
- a CDS encoding SPFH domain-containing protein; this translates as MSIMAGFILVVVLAIIVASVIIYFRQYKKVAPNEVLIISGKRKYSVKAPDGSEKVIGYRYRVGGGAFINPFTERAETMVLEIITVNLRTPEVLTSGGVPILAEAIAQVKIDTSDFPLTLAIEQFLGKGNEAIREVSEAVLEGKIRAVIGSMTVEEISKNRMLFAEKVQESATPDFSGMGLLLTSFALKDVSDTQGYLDALGRPQIAMVKRDAAVAQAEADRDAAIQASKARKESEIARLQAEAEIAGKAWENEAKKANSQTEVNKRKAHADMSYELERNKLAKDLKKEEYVVKRLEKQEIIELEKLEVERKQRELEANVLKPAEARKIQVQAEAEAESFRLSTEAKGKAVAKSSEAEVEAKRIELIGQSEAKAILERAKAYEHYNQAAIYKMIMDVMPELARSVAEPLSRVEKIVMVGTDGKLGSAKITGQVSEVLAQLPEVVQSLTGLDISKILKEKLQEEKD
- a CDS encoding cytochrome c3 family protein, whose amino-acid sequence is MKRTVAWVVSLTFLVVASFSVVLLAGDAPETITLEAKNGTVTFSHKKHAEEYKVECTKCHHTQKEGEAVQKCSACHGVDESAPKAMNAFHGQCKDCHKAVNEEGKAAPTECKACHVK
- a CDS encoding pyridoxal phosphate-dependent aminotransferase, coding for MEHIIRRKLPRSLTLSIAGKVQELTQSGQRIFKFNIGEPDFPTPRDIKDEGIRAIEENFTRYTAGAGIPELRAAIADDLRRRLDLSYTSKEIVVTVGGKFALAAAIMATVGPGDEVLIPVPSFLSYPDMVTIAGGIPVRVPLGPETSFFPTPQLLDTYVSQRTRLVILNSPHNPTGVVYPEELVASLAEWASKRNIYILSDEVYDQLIFDEIRHHSIAAFPHIRDRVLIVNSFSKTYCMTGWRLGYLAAPEPLAEAVTHIQSHMASSPNSIAQRAALRALQAGRPEGEQMLISFQLRRDLMCDLLSSVPGVKFIRPSGTFYLFLDVSSYFGERISGSMDMAMYLLDKYHVATVPGLVFGDDRFIRLSFATSDEEIREGIQALSDGLSSLCNGRD
- a CDS encoding cytochrome c3 family protein, with translation MKRTLILVTCLAFLLVGFAAMGLFAGDAPETVTLEAKNGTVTFPHKKHVEEIKVECTKCHHTQKEGEAVQKCTDCHGKDENAPKVMNAFHGLCKDCHKAKNEEGKAAPTECKGCHVKA